Proteins from a genomic interval of Aureibacillus halotolerans:
- a CDS encoding TolC family protein, which translates to MKHLKKIAGKCIVGVFALGTIAAPSAASAAPNTLDDLDKVNALTLDEAIDRALNQSFNRELLELQYKALTYKEEDLEESKDDLDDALDSQEDSSFTLPEAREDFFDPKYQIPPTVTPEQMVWMGPLIETNAVLNEVLNGIGDITDAMNDMLEQQRNELEIAIEQIETEQDKVSIHEEEAKTAAELMIKGSYIQVLSDQKQIELLEESLVHASRNVIALQTQANYGIVTQEDVRKTYQAKVDQEDQLKQLQLDYKQHLAQLSLQLGIEYNPDLLLSDIVFHPTPVKRKSGDQLLDDAYALQTMDEDIEQAEWEEGHTDTTSNAGEDYLEQQTEIAETTRTQKTFELVASIGQTYTDAEKAYAAYIAAREDILPVSHELRDAQARFANGVITRHQLDQLRMKLIQARAELELRKLSYYAADAQVEAMEEGLIQ; encoded by the coding sequence ATGAAACATCTTAAAAAAATAGCCGGCAAATGCATCGTGGGAGTCTTTGCTTTGGGTACAATTGCTGCACCAAGCGCAGCATCCGCGGCACCGAACACACTCGACGACTTGGATAAGGTCAATGCGCTCACGTTGGACGAAGCGATTGATCGGGCGCTTAACCAATCCTTCAATCGTGAGTTGCTCGAATTACAGTACAAAGCCTTAACGTACAAGGAAGAAGATTTGGAAGAATCGAAGGATGACTTGGATGATGCGTTGGATTCACAGGAGGATTCATCTTTTACATTACCGGAGGCGCGGGAGGATTTTTTTGATCCGAAATATCAAATTCCTCCAACAGTCACGCCAGAACAGATGGTTTGGATGGGCCCATTGATTGAAACGAACGCAGTGTTAAATGAAGTGCTCAATGGCATCGGAGACATTACGGACGCAATGAATGACATGCTCGAGCAACAAAGAAATGAATTAGAGATCGCTATTGAGCAAATCGAGACCGAACAAGACAAGGTGTCCATTCACGAAGAGGAAGCGAAGACAGCAGCGGAATTAATGATCAAAGGTTCCTATATCCAAGTGCTTTCTGATCAAAAACAAATCGAGCTCCTTGAGGAATCCCTTGTGCACGCGTCACGGAACGTCATTGCTCTTCAAACACAAGCCAATTATGGCATTGTGACACAGGAAGACGTACGGAAAACGTATCAGGCAAAGGTCGATCAAGAGGATCAGCTGAAGCAGCTTCAGCTAGATTATAAACAACATTTGGCTCAATTAAGCCTACAACTAGGCATTGAGTACAATCCAGACCTGTTGCTTTCTGATATTGTCTTCCATCCAACACCTGTTAAGAGGAAGAGTGGGGATCAGCTTCTCGACGACGCCTATGCTTTACAGACGATGGACGAAGATATTGAACAAGCGGAATGGGAAGAGGGTCATACAGACACAACGAGTAATGCTGGCGAAGATTATCTTGAGCAGCAAACAGAAATTGCTGAAACAACAAGAACGCAAAAGACGTTTGAGCTCGTCGCAAGTATCGGGCAAACCTATACCGATGCAGAGAAAGCCTATGCCGCCTATATCGCAGCAAGAGAAGACATTTTGCCCGTGTCGCATGAGCTTCGCGATGCCCAAGCGCGATTTGCCAACGGGGTCATCACACGCCATCAGTTGGATCAACTGCGAATGAAATTGATCCAAGCACGAGCTGAATTAGAGTTGCGCAAGTTGAGCTATTACGCCGCGGATGCTCAAGTAGAAGCGATGGAAGAAGGATTAATTCAATAG
- a CDS encoding efflux RND transporter periplasmic adaptor subunit: MLVSGCSSQAADGALTRDAKVVEVAPVEAGTLTSSYSLSGTLEAEEVAPVSFELNGKVESIAVNVGDAVQQGAAMATLDNDAYALQVQKASTGIGQAQAAVAQSKASVEAAQGGLSSARGQQDAAQAQLQEVEDGAREQELTQAENAVKLAEQAVQKAEADAERLSNLFEQGLATEDNKEKAQLALEQARNDYAAAQSQLSILQDGATQAQVDAAKAQVTQTDGSVASAQAQISQAQAGLQQAQAALNETQVSKAEAELQLSKTTLTSPLSGVVLTKTVSVGEPAAPGQPSFTVGVIDQLKVMLPVSSDQVSQWEKGQTVSIALGDQTREGTVQTISPTASGTAGKVEVEVVVPNASHDWMPGQVVTAENTENSQEGLLVPVEAVINTGGDPYVFLIQDGKAVRTTVVIEGLYQNRYHITQGLEKGDQIVIQGASQLLNGDLIEPADVAGDDTND, translated from the coding sequence GTGCTTGTTTCTGGATGTTCCAGTCAAGCGGCAGATGGAGCACTTACGAGAGATGCGAAGGTGGTTGAGGTGGCTCCTGTGGAAGCTGGCACACTGACGTCGTCCTATTCGTTATCTGGCACACTTGAGGCCGAGGAGGTCGCTCCTGTTTCATTTGAATTAAACGGCAAGGTGGAAAGCATTGCTGTGAACGTTGGGGATGCTGTGCAGCAAGGCGCTGCTATGGCGACGCTAGATAATGATGCATATGCCCTGCAGGTGCAGAAGGCCTCTACTGGTATTGGGCAGGCGCAAGCGGCCGTTGCTCAATCGAAGGCATCAGTTGAAGCGGCGCAGGGAGGCTTGTCTTCGGCTCGAGGGCAACAGGATGCGGCGCAAGCTCAATTGCAGGAGGTCGAGGATGGCGCCCGTGAGCAAGAGCTTACGCAAGCAGAAAATGCGGTGAAGCTTGCTGAACAAGCGGTGCAAAAAGCGGAGGCCGATGCGGAGCGTCTCTCCAATTTATTTGAGCAAGGTCTTGCGACAGAGGACAATAAAGAAAAAGCGCAGCTAGCTCTTGAGCAAGCCAGAAACGATTATGCTGCAGCACAATCACAGCTCTCCATACTCCAGGACGGAGCGACACAAGCACAAGTCGATGCGGCCAAGGCGCAGGTGACGCAAACCGATGGTAGTGTAGCATCTGCCCAGGCTCAAATATCTCAGGCTCAAGCTGGGTTGCAGCAAGCCCAAGCTGCCTTAAATGAAACCCAGGTGAGCAAGGCTGAGGCTGAGTTGCAGTTATCGAAAACAACATTAACCTCCCCTCTTTCTGGTGTGGTTTTAACCAAAACGGTTTCTGTCGGTGAACCTGCCGCTCCCGGTCAGCCTTCATTTACGGTTGGCGTGATCGATCAATTAAAAGTCATGCTCCCTGTTTCTTCTGATCAAGTGTCTCAATGGGAAAAAGGTCAGACGGTCAGCATTGCGTTAGGTGATCAAACAAGAGAAGGCACGGTCCAAACCATTTCCCCGACGGCTTCAGGAACTGCCGGTAAAGTGGAAGTTGAAGTGGTTGTACCGAATGCATCACATGATTGGATGCCTGGTCAAGTGGTGACAGCTGAAAACACAGAGAACAGTCAAGAAGGTCTGCTCGTTCCAGTAGAAGCTGTGATTAATACTGGTGGTGACCCTTATGTGTTCCTCATCCAGGATGGCAAGGCAGTCCGCACGACGGTCGTAATCGAAGGGCTTTACCAGAATCGCTATCATATTACTCAAGGCTTAGAGAAAGGCGATCAGATTGTCATTCAGGGAGCCTCACAGCTTCTGAATGGAGACCTCATCGAACCTGCTGATGTTGCTGGAGATGACACGAATGATTGA